The Metabacillus schmidteae genome includes a region encoding these proteins:
- a CDS encoding sensor domain-containing protein: MIEQRLEQLNKKKPVTSLYRILRPGGEVRWIRDRGIPTYDEKGNYVDFTSVLFDVTEQKEREERYRGLVEMSPDIIAVIRDWKLVFINKAGSDLLGSTDIIGRHVLDLFSTDNLSRIKEIIQKMDNSDKMEKDYFECQLTLPNGAVIDAEVSLMKILYEGRVAKLLVGRDITERKKAEQMIHNMAYYDTVTNLPNRNMFKEYLNKSLSANGKNQELAVLFLDLDRFKVINDTKGHSTGDLLLKDVADRLTNAVKSDGFVSRQGGDEFLILLEGKKKEEIEKIAQTIIDEFSRPFFVHCEEIFITTSIGISLYPYDGEDQETLIKNADTAMYLAKESGKNNFQYYNARLNTQSTRKMQLEVGLRKALETGEFKMVYQPQYELETGNIIGVEALIRWEHPKLGFISPVEFIPLAEETGLIVPIGKWILRQVCEDHTQWKEDGLGTIRTAVNISVRQMQDQGFVRSVKQVMDEYHVNSDMIELEITESIMQNFNHSIVILKELKELGVKIAIDDFGKGYSSLSYLKHLPIDKIKVDKSFIDDILDPNHNGSIAKAIIDMGHIMKFTVIAEGIEEEKQVAFLLENNCKQGQGYYFSKPVSEGDIRKLLS, encoded by the coding sequence GTGATTGAACAACGGTTGGAGCAATTAAATAAAAAGAAACCTGTCACAAGTTTATATCGAATCCTTAGGCCGGGTGGGGAAGTCCGCTGGATTCGTGATAGAGGGATTCCAACTTATGATGAAAAAGGGAATTATGTGGATTTTACAAGTGTTTTATTTGATGTAACAGAGCAAAAGGAGCGGGAGGAGCGTTATCGCGGGTTAGTAGAGATGTCCCCGGATATTATTGCGGTGATTAGGGATTGGAAGCTTGTATTCATAAATAAAGCCGGAAGTGATCTTCTTGGCTCCACGGATATTATTGGTCGGCATGTTTTAGATCTTTTCTCTACTGACAATCTGAGTAGGATAAAAGAGATTATCCAAAAGATGGATAACAGTGACAAAATGGAAAAAGATTATTTTGAATGTCAGCTAACTCTGCCAAATGGTGCTGTTATTGATGCGGAAGTCTCACTCATGAAGATTTTATATGAGGGAAGAGTAGCTAAGCTTCTAGTCGGCCGGGATATTACGGAGCGCAAAAAGGCAGAACAAATGATTCACAATATGGCTTACTATGATACTGTTACGAATCTTCCAAATCGAAACATGTTTAAAGAATATTTAAATAAAAGTTTATCAGCGAATGGAAAAAACCAAGAGCTTGCTGTGTTATTCCTGGATTTGGATCGATTTAAGGTTATTAATGATACAAAAGGGCATTCAACAGGGGACCTTTTATTAAAGGATGTAGCGGATCGTTTAACGAATGCGGTGAAAAGTGACGGCTTTGTTTCCCGGCAAGGTGGAGATGAGTTTTTAATTCTCCTGGAAGGAAAGAAAAAGGAAGAGATTGAAAAAATTGCTCAGACAATTATTGACGAGTTTTCCCGTCCATTTTTCGTCCATTGTGAAGAGATCTTTATTACAACAAGCATTGGCATTAGTCTTTACCCATATGATGGTGAAGATCAGGAAACATTGATTAAAAATGCCGATACTGCTATGTATCTAGCCAAAGAGAGCGGGAAAAATAACTTTCAATACTATAATGCACGTCTTAACACTCAATCAACAAGAAAAATGCAGCTGGAGGTTGGGTTAAGAAAAGCACTTGAAACTGGGGAGTTTAAGATGGTGTACCAGCCGCAATATGAACTTGAAACTGGTAACATCATTGGCGTAGAGGCCTTAATTCGTTGGGAACATCCAAAGCTAGGATTTATTTCGCCTGTTGAATTTATTCCCCTTGCAGAAGAAACAGGGCTTATTGTTCCGATAGGAAAATGGATTTTACGACAAGTGTGTGAAGATCATACTCAATGGAAGGAGGATGGTCTTGGTACAATCAGGACGGCTGTCAATATTTCCGTTCGTCAAATGCAGGATCAGGGATTTGTTAGAAGTGTGAAGCAAGTAATGGATGAATATCATGTGAATTCGGACATGATCGAGCTTGAAATTACAGAAAGCATTATGCAAAATTTCAATCATTCGATTGTCATTTTAAAAGAGCTAAAGGAGCTTGGCGTCAAAATTGCCATTGATGATTTTGGTAAAGGCTACTCCTCATTAAGCTATTTAAAGCATCTGCCGATTGATAAAATTAAAGTGGATAAATCGTTCATCGATGATATTCTGGATCCTAATCACAATGGCTCAATTGCGAAAGCGATTATTGATATGGGGCATATTATGAAATTCACTGTCATTGCTGAGGGGATCGAAGAAGAAAAACAAGTCGCCTTTTTATTGGAAAATAACTGTAAGCAGGGACAGGGTTATTACTTTAGTAAGCCGGTGTCTGAAGGAGATATACGTAAATTGTTAAGTTGA